A single window of Caldicellulosiruptor bescii DSM 6725 DNA harbors:
- the rplV gene encoding 50S ribosomal protein L22 — translation MEKATNTEVKKATATLRYAMISPRKVRVVIDLIRNKPVNEALNILKFLPKRAARIVEKLVKSAIANAENNHNMNVDKLYIAEIYANGGPMLKRIRPRAQGRAFLIRKRTSHITVVLKERE, via the coding sequence TTGGAAAAGGCTACAAATACAGAAGTAAAGAAGGCAACGGCAACATTGAGGTATGCTATGATATCGCCAAGAAAGGTTAGAGTTGTAATTGATCTTATCAGAAACAAACCTGTAAATGAGGCTTTGAACATCTTAAAATTTTTACCTAAAAGGGCTGCAAGAATAGTAGAAAAGCTTGTAAAGAGCGCAATTGCAAATGCAGAGAATAATCACAATATGAACGTTGATAAGCTCTATATAGCAGAAATTTATGCAAATGGTGGGCCAATGTTAAAAAGAATTAGACCAAGAGCACAGGGAAGAGCGTTTTTGATAAGAAAAAGAACAAGCCATATTACAGTTGTTCTCAAAGAAAGAGAGTAA
- the rpsS gene encoding 30S ribosomal protein S19, with the protein MGRSLKKGPYCDPKLLKKIEKMNQNNEKKVIKTWSRRSTILPQMVGHTIAVYDGRKHVPVYITEEMVGHKLGEFAPTRTFKGHGHHTERSTALK; encoded by the coding sequence GTGGGAAGGTCTTTGAAGAAAGGTCCATACTGTGACCCAAAACTCTTAAAGAAAATTGAAAAGATGAACCAAAACAACGAAAAAAAGGTTATTAAAACATGGTCAAGAAGGTCAACAATATTACCACAGATGGTTGGTCATACAATAGCTGTATATGATGGCAGAAAGCATGTTCCTGTATATATCACAGAAGAGATGGTTGGACACAAACTTGGTGAGTTTGCTCCGACAAGAACATTCAAAGGTCATGGTCATCATACTGAGAGGTCAACAGCTTTGAAATAA
- the rplB gene encoding 50S ribosomal protein L2: MGIIVYKPTSPGRRNASVLNYKEIITKTEPEKSLVFTEKKWAGRNNQGRITVRHRGGGHKKKIRIVDFKRDKDGIPAKVEAIEYDPNRTAFLALLCYADGERRYIIAPEGLKVGDTVMSGPDADIKVGNALPLKNIPVGTMIHNIELMPGKGGQLCRSAGSVAQLMAKEGKYALIKLPSGELRYVSQECRATIGQVGNLDHENVRIGKAGRKRWMGIRPTVRGSAMNPVDHPHGGGEGKAPIGHPGPLTPWGKPTLGYKTRKKNKPSDKFIVKRRK; this comes from the coding sequence GTGGGTATAATAGTCTATAAACCTACATCTCCAGGACGAAGAAATGCATCGGTTCTAAACTACAAAGAAATTATTACCAAAACCGAACCTGAAAAATCATTGGTGTTTACAGAAAAGAAATGGGCAGGTAGAAACAACCAAGGTAGAATAACTGTTCGTCACAGAGGTGGCGGTCATAAAAAGAAAATAAGAATTGTAGACTTCAAAAGAGATAAAGATGGAATCCCTGCGAAGGTTGAGGCAATTGAATATGATCCAAACAGAACAGCTTTTCTGGCACTTTTGTGCTATGCTGATGGTGAAAGAAGATATATCATAGCACCTGAAGGTTTAAAAGTTGGCGACACTGTTATGTCTGGACCAGATGCGGATATTAAGGTGGGAAATGCACTACCGCTTAAAAACATTCCTGTTGGTACAATGATACACAACATAGAGCTTATGCCGGGAAAAGGAGGACAGCTTTGCCGTTCAGCAGGTAGTGTTGCTCAGCTCATGGCAAAAGAAGGGAAATATGCGCTGATAAAACTTCCGTCCGGTGAGCTAAGGTATGTCAGCCAAGAATGCAGAGCTACAATTGGTCAAGTTGGTAACTTGGACCATGAAAATGTCAGAATAGGAAAAGCAGGCCGCAAAAGATGGATGGGTATCAGACCAACTGTTAGAGGTTCTGCAATGAACCCAGTTGACCATCCGCATGGTGGTGGTGAGGGTAAAGCACCGATTGGTCATCCAGGACCACTAACACCATGGGGTAAACCAACACTTGGTTACAAGACCAGAAAGAAAAACAAACCTTCAGACAAGTTTATTGTCAAGAGAAGAAAATAA
- the rplW gene encoding 50S ribosomal protein L23, with product MLPEEIIKRPIITEKSMSMIPQKKYTFEVDRRANKIEIKKAVEQLFGVEVEKVWTMNVKPKRKRVGRFEGRTKAWKKAIVKLTDRSKTIEFFDSLI from the coding sequence ATGTTGCCAGAAGAAATAATCAAAAGACCTATAATTACAGAAAAGAGTATGAGCATGATTCCACAGAAAAAATACACATTTGAGGTTGACAGAAGGGCAAACAAGATTGAGATAAAGAAAGCTGTTGAACAGCTATTTGGTGTTGAGGTTGAAAAAGTATGGACTATGAATGTAAAACCAAAGAGAAAAAGAGTTGGAAGATTTGAAGGAAGAACAAAGGCATGGAAAAAAGCGATTGTAAAGTTAACAGATAGAAGCAAAACAATAGAGTTTTTCGACAGCTTAATCTAA
- the rplD gene encoding 50S ribosomal protein L4 translates to MAKVPVYNIEGQQIGEIELNDSIFNVPINTHVLHQAVVAHLANRRQGTFAAKTRAEVRGGGRKPWRQKGTGRARQGSIRAPTWRKGGVVFAKKPRDFSIDLPKKVKRLALKCALSSKVKENNLIVLDRWDMNQYKTKEVLRVLKNLGLENQKALIVIPEKNEYLQKSTKNIPEVKTLQVGNLNVFDILKYDKFVILQDAVKKVEEVYA, encoded by the coding sequence ATGGCAAAGGTGCCGGTTTACAATATAGAAGGACAGCAGATTGGAGAGATTGAGCTAAATGACTCAATCTTCAATGTGCCGATAAATACTCATGTTTTGCACCAAGCTGTTGTTGCACACTTGGCGAACAGGCGTCAAGGAACATTTGCTGCAAAGACAAGAGCTGAGGTTCGCGGTGGTGGAAGAAAACCTTGGAGACAAAAAGGAACAGGTAGGGCAAGACAAGGATCTATCAGAGCTCCAACATGGAGAAAAGGTGGCGTTGTATTTGCTAAAAAGCCAAGAGATTTCTCAATAGACTTGCCAAAGAAGGTAAAAAGACTTGCTCTCAAGTGTGCGCTGTCGTCAAAGGTAAAAGAAAACAATCTTATTGTGCTTGACAGATGGGATATGAACCAGTACAAGACAAAAGAGGTTTTAAGAGTTTTGAAGAACTTAGGGCTTGAAAACCAAAAAGCGCTAATTGTCATTCCAGAGAAGAATGAGTATTTGCAAAAATCAACAAAGAATATTCCTGAGGTAAAAACTTTGCAGGTTGGCAACTTAAATGTATTTGACATACTCAAATATGACAAGTTTGTCATCCTCCAGGATGCTGTGAAGAAAGTTGAGGAGGTGTACGCATAA
- the rplC gene encoding 50S ribosomal protein L3, whose protein sequence is MTKGILGKKIGMTQIFDEAGRAIPVTVIEAGPCVVVQKKTVEKDGYSAIQVGFEDIKESKLNKPLRGHFAKHGVKPKRFLRELRLKDADKYEVGQEIRVDIFQPGEKVDVTGISKAKGFQGVIKRHGQQRGPMSHGSMYHRRVGSMGSNTFPARTFPGKKMPGRMGGERVTVLNLQVVKVDPDRNLLLVKGSVPGNKNSLLIIRDSVKSK, encoded by the coding sequence ATGACAAAAGGGATACTTGGTAAGAAAATAGGTATGACCCAGATATTTGATGAAGCAGGAAGAGCAATACCTGTTACTGTGATTGAGGCAGGGCCATGTGTTGTTGTTCAGAAAAAAACTGTTGAAAAAGATGGTTATTCTGCAATTCAAGTTGGTTTTGAGGATATAAAAGAAAGCAAGCTCAATAAACCATTAAGAGGTCATTTTGCAAAGCATGGAGTAAAACCAAAAAGATTTTTGAGAGAACTGAGACTTAAAGACGCAGACAAGTATGAAGTTGGTCAGGAGATAAGAGTTGATATTTTCCAGCCGGGCGAAAAAGTAGATGTTACAGGTATTTCAAAGGCAAAAGGGTTCCAGGGCGTTATCAAAAGACATGGTCAGCAAAGAGGTCCAATGAGCCATGGTTCCATGTATCACAGAAGAGTTGGTTCAATGGGTTCGAATACATTCCCAGCAAGAACATTCCCTGGTAAGAAAATGCCTGGTAGAATGGGCGGTGAAAGGGTTACCGTTTTGAATTTGCAGGTTGTAAAGGTTGACCCAGACAGAAACTTGCTTCTTGTTAAAGGAAGTGTTCCAGGAAATAAGAATTCGCTTTTAATCATCAGAGATTCTGTCAAAAGCAAATAA
- the rpsJ gene encoding 30S ribosomal protein S10: MSKAQRMRIKLKSFDYKLLEQSAKKIVETAKNTGAEVSGPVPLPTDREVITIIRAPHKYKDSREQFEIKTHKRLIDIIKPTQKTVDALMRVELPAGVDIEIKLKEV, from the coding sequence ATGTCAAAAGCACAGAGAATGCGAATTAAGCTGAAATCATTTGATTACAAGCTGTTAGAACAGTCAGCAAAAAAGATAGTTGAGACAGCTAAAAACACAGGGGCAGAGGTATCGGGTCCAGTTCCGCTGCCGACAGACAGAGAGGTAATTACAATTATCAGAGCTCCGCACAAGTACAAAGATTCACGTGAACAGTTTGAGATCAAAACTCACAAAAGACTTATTGATATAATCAAGCCCACGCAAAAAACTGTAGATGCACTAATGCGTGTTGAACTTCCAGCAGGTGTAGACATCGAAATCAAGCTGAAGGAGGTGTAA
- a CDS encoding ferritin-like domain-containing protein, translating into MDLTKFAYDAPYPEPKVEEPNRHYAEILLDDYAGYASEFTAIALYSYQHFISDVKHRDFADLIIGIAQVEMKHLDLLGTTIYLLGALPKYRGSYTTYGQYWNGYFVNYDKDLKDMIKIDIQSEKEAIKNYKRHIEMIDDRYIKKLLERIILDEEKHIKLLKDYLDRKF; encoded by the coding sequence ATGGACTTAACAAAATTTGCATATGATGCGCCTTATCCAGAACCTAAGGTAGAAGAGCCCAACAGACACTATGCAGAGATTCTGCTTGATGACTATGCAGGATACGCAAGTGAGTTTACCGCAATCGCTCTATATTCATATCAGCATTTTATAAGCGACGTAAAACACAGAGATTTTGCAGACCTCATAATTGGTATTGCCCAGGTTGAAATGAAACACTTGGACCTTCTTGGCACCACAATTTATCTGCTCGGTGCACTGCCAAAGTACAGAGGCTCTTACACAACCTATGGCCAGTACTGGAACGGATACTTTGTAAACTACGATAAAGATTTAAAAGATATGATAAAGATTGATATCCAATCCGAGAAAGAGGCTATCAAGAATTACAAGAGACACATTGAAATGATAGATGACAGGTACATCAAAAAGCTGCTTGAAAGGATAATTTTGGATGAGGAGAAACACATAAAATTGTTAAAAGATTATCTTGATAGAAAGTTTTGA
- a CDS encoding HD-GYP domain-containing protein yields MKISVGNLLSAISHLIDIAQGRREHAPKVTYISLQLSNLLGLKPVEKKKIYYAAFFHDIGITVADKKFITSHIDPNLAKNHCLLGYELLQKLPLDKDIAEFVKYHHEFYNGSGAFGYDHLVTPFASQIINLADQIDITLDFSKPYYQQIEEITNWVLKKKGVLFNPIIAEVFLELAQTDKFWLDLYNPHLRHIVMALSPEDEVYFDIEQMLKFSEAISLLIDNKSPFTHIHSQGVSQTVYTIAKTMELDSEMSNKLKIAGYLHDIGKMVVPNEILNKEGKLTKEEFYIIKSHPYYTKLILSQITAFKDDIANWAGNHHERADSSGYPERLGKDDLSLLDRIVGICDVYQALIEDRPYRRGLPQSTALSIISDMVKNGLFLEEEFLLLKRAVS; encoded by the coding sequence ATGAAGATTAGTGTTGGAAATCTTCTTTCAGCTATTTCACATCTTATCGATATAGCTCAAGGAAGAAGAGAACATGCGCCAAAAGTTACATATATCTCTTTGCAGCTTTCAAACCTTTTAGGACTTAAACCTGTTGAAAAAAAGAAGATATACTATGCAGCTTTTTTTCACGACATAGGAATAACAGTTGCGGATAAAAAATTCATTACATCCCATATTGACCCAAATCTTGCCAAAAACCACTGTCTACTTGGCTATGAATTATTGCAAAAACTTCCTTTAGATAAAGATATTGCAGAGTTTGTAAAATATCATCATGAGTTTTATAACGGCTCTGGTGCATTTGGATATGACCACTTGGTCACACCATTTGCTTCTCAGATTATAAATCTTGCTGACCAGATTGATATCACCTTAGATTTTTCAAAACCATATTATCAACAGATTGAGGAGATAACAAATTGGGTGTTGAAAAAGAAAGGTGTGCTTTTTAATCCTATTATTGCTGAAGTTTTTTTGGAACTTGCTCAAACAGATAAATTCTGGTTGGACCTTTATAACCCTCACTTGAGGCACATTGTCATGGCTTTATCACCTGAAGACGAGGTTTATTTTGATATAGAGCAGATGCTAAAGTTCTCTGAAGCAATATCTTTGCTTATTGACAACAAAAGTCCTTTTACTCATATTCACTCCCAAGGAGTTTCACAAACGGTTTATACAATTGCTAAAACAATGGAACTGGATAGCGAGATGTCAAATAAACTTAAAATCGCAGGTTACCTTCATGATATTGGCAAAATGGTTGTTCCAAATGAAATTCTCAACAAAGAAGGAAAGCTTACGAAAGAGGAGTTTTATATTATAAAATCCCATCCTTATTATACAAAATTGATTCTTTCTCAAATTACTGCCTTCAAAGATGACATAGCTAACTGGGCAGGAAATCACCACGAGAGAGCAGACTCAAGTGGATATCCAGAAAGACTTGGAAAAGATGATCTCTCACTTTTAGACAGAATAGTAGGCATTTGTGATGTCTATCAGGCTTTAATAGAGGATAGACCTTACCGCAGAGGACTGCCCCAATCTACAGCACTGAGCATTATTTCTGACATGGTTAAAAATGGTTTATTTTTAGAAGAAGAATTTTTGCTATTAAAAAGAGCAGTAAGCTAA
- a CDS encoding sensor histidine kinase, with protein MSIKVKIYLSYVGIILFMFIVFVILFYAWFEKNLIDQMKEDNLRFARLIEFVVTSQNKNTVNLKPFESYFESLESKILQDYIVIVSSDGAIEYSNKELDVESRVKIMKLFDENKDAQYGFEIGSIREKPCLFTIYSGKSKSVFVIIITDLARILNFERRFFLLILQTAGLSCLFAATVAIFISRRMIGGLLRLKEAIEQASQMRFNKKVEVISKDEIGLIATEFNRLIEKIDEYNQAQIRFLQNISHELKTPLTSVRGYAEMLKEGILDKSKMESAADKIIWHVDRLKSLINQIIDLTKIESIENYFNFEKSMLEEVIFEAILENEGYLLSKTVDIEFAPQTRTYVQCDKHRLKEAFSNIISNCIKYANNKVTIEIKSEKDKFEVTIEDDGEGFGQGEIDKIFERFYKGKRGESGLGLSIAKAIFEKHGFIIEAENKITKGARFKIKGKIYKEQ; from the coding sequence ATGAGTATAAAGGTTAAGATTTATTTGTCGTACGTGGGTATAATTTTATTCATGTTTATAGTTTTTGTTATCCTTTTTTATGCTTGGTTTGAAAAAAACTTGATTGACCAGATGAAAGAGGATAACCTTCGCTTTGCAAGACTTATAGAATTTGTTGTTACAAGCCAGAACAAGAACACGGTTAATTTGAAACCATTTGAGTCGTATTTTGAAAGTTTAGAGTCAAAAATTTTACAGGACTATATTGTGATTGTAAGCAGTGATGGTGCGATAGAATACTCAAATAAAGAACTGGATGTTGAGTCAAGGGTAAAGATAATGAAGCTTTTTGATGAGAACAAGGATGCTCAATATGGATTTGAGATAGGAAGCATTAGGGAAAAGCCCTGTCTGTTCACCATATACAGTGGAAAATCAAAAAGTGTTTTTGTAATTATTATTACTGATCTTGCAAGGATTTTGAACTTTGAAAGAAGATTTTTCCTTCTCATTTTGCAAACAGCAGGACTCAGCTGTTTATTTGCTGCAACTGTGGCCATTTTTATATCTCGTAGAATGATTGGAGGACTTTTGCGCCTTAAAGAAGCAATAGAACAGGCTTCTCAGATGAGGTTTAACAAAAAGGTTGAAGTAATTTCAAAAGACGAAATTGGCTTAATTGCTACCGAATTTAACAGACTTATCGAAAAGATTGATGAATACAATCAAGCACAGATAAGATTTTTACAAAATATTTCTCATGAACTCAAAACTCCTCTTACTTCAGTGCGTGGATACGCAGAGATGCTAAAAGAGGGAATTTTAGATAAAAGCAAGATGGAATCAGCTGCAGATAAAATAATTTGGCATGTTGACAGATTGAAAAGTTTAATAAACCAGATTATTGACCTCACAAAGATTGAATCTATTGAAAACTATTTTAATTTCGAAAAAAGTATGCTTGAAGAGGTCATTTTTGAAGCTATTTTAGAAAATGAAGGTTATTTGCTTTCAAAGACAGTAGATATTGAATTTGCTCCGCAGACAAGGACGTATGTCCAATGCGACAAACACAGACTAAAAGAAGCTTTTTCAAATATTATCTCAAACTGCATAAAATATGCGAACAATAAGGTTACAATTGAAATAAAATCTGAAAAAGATAAATTTGAGGTAACAATTGAGGATGACGGAGAGGGTTTTGGGCAAGGAGAAATTGATAAAATCTTTGAAAGATTTTATAAAGGGAAAAGGGGCGAAAGTGGACTTGGTCTTTCAATTGCAAAAGCTATATTCGAGAAACATGGGTTTATTATAGAAGCTGAAAACAAAATAACCAAAGGCGCCCGCTTTAAGATAAAAGGAAAAATCTACAAAGAGCAGTAA
- a CDS encoding response regulator transcription factor, translating into MSAYTVYIVDDEKDILELVSEYLTQKGYSVKTFENGESFLKEFEKSEPDIVILDIMLPDIDGYEICKRIRKNSEVPIIMLSAKGEELDKVLGLELGSDDYIPKPFSLSELEARIKKILRRINKSPIKQDNVIETFGIKVDFNQRNVFYNGTHIELSPKEFETFALLLKESTKVLKRSYILERIWGDPALYDERMVDDVVKRLRKKILQYNLPVEIKTMWGLGYKLEEKKDEYKG; encoded by the coding sequence ATGTCTGCGTACACTGTGTATATAGTTGACGACGAAAAGGATATATTAGAGCTTGTATCTGAATATTTGACTCAAAAAGGCTATTCAGTTAAAACCTTTGAGAATGGCGAAAGTTTTTTAAAAGAATTTGAAAAAAGTGAACCTGATATAGTTATACTTGATATTATGCTTCCGGACATTGACGGTTATGAGATTTGTAAAAGAATAAGAAAAAATAGCGAAGTGCCGATTATAATGCTGTCTGCAAAGGGAGAAGAGCTTGACAAAGTTTTGGGGCTTGAACTTGGAAGTGACGATTACATACCAAAGCCGTTTTCTCTTTCAGAACTTGAAGCGAGAATAAAAAAGATTTTACGACGAATAAACAAAAGTCCAATAAAACAGGATAATGTCATAGAAACATTTGGTATAAAGGTTGATTTTAATCAGCGAAATGTTTTTTATAATGGCACACATATAGAACTTTCGCCAAAGGAATTTGAAACATTTGCACTTCTTTTAAAAGAGTCGACCAAGGTTTTAAAGAGAAGTTATATATTAGAAAGAATATGGGGAGACCCAGCTCTTTATGATGAGAGGATGGTTGACGATGTTGTCAAAAGGCTAAGAAAAAAGATTTTGCAATATAATCTGCCTGTTGAGATAAAGACAATGTGGGGTTTAGGATACAAGCTTGAGGAGAAAAAAGATGAGTATAAAGGTTAA
- a CDS encoding phosphoglucomutase/phosphomannomutase family protein, whose amino-acid sequence MIKFGTDGWRAVISKDYTFDNVKIVAQAIADYIKEIDDKRPVLVGYDTRFMSEEYARLCAGVLVANGIKTYLTKKPTPTPVVSFTVKNMNLAGAIMITASHNPPQWNGIKFKGDYGGSALPSIIAEIEKHLYKNEAKFAEPESSNFFSYIDPDKEYFEHIEKLVDLNLIAKSKPFAIIDPMHGAGVGYVKTLLDKYGIKHIQIRDERNPYFGGVNPEPIYKNLGKLIDTVVQNKADIGLATDGDADRVGAVDEKGEFIDSHRIYALLLRHLVEVKGLKGGVVKTFSTTNMVPILANKYGLKIYETPIGFKYICELFLKEDILIGGEESGGIGIKNHIPERDGILCSLLLLEIMAYHQKPIGQILDELFKEIGYHYYDRVDLHLPNEIKEKTLKMISQNTEFAGRKIKEIQTLDGYKYIFEDNSWILFRASGTEPVLRVYTEQFTKDEVKRLLDEAVKMIEEMK is encoded by the coding sequence ATGATAAAATTTGGCACAGATGGCTGGAGAGCTGTGATTAGCAAAGATTACACCTTTGACAATGTAAAGATTGTTGCTCAGGCAATTGCTGATTATATCAAAGAAATTGATGACAAAAGACCTGTTTTGGTAGGGTATGACACAAGGTTTATGTCAGAAGAGTATGCTCGTCTTTGCGCAGGGGTTCTTGTTGCAAACGGGATAAAGACATATCTTACAAAAAAGCCAACACCAACACCTGTTGTATCATTTACTGTCAAGAACATGAATTTAGCAGGAGCTATAATGATTACAGCAAGCCACAACCCACCACAGTGGAATGGTATAAAATTTAAAGGTGATTATGGTGGATCTGCTCTTCCTTCTATAATTGCCGAAATAGAAAAACATTTATATAAAAATGAAGCAAAATTTGCTGAGCCTGAAAGTAGTAATTTCTTTTCTTATATAGACCCTGACAAAGAGTATTTTGAGCATATTGAAAAGCTTGTAGATTTAAATCTCATTGCAAAATCCAAGCCTTTTGCAATAATCGACCCAATGCACGGTGCAGGAGTTGGATATGTAAAAACCTTGTTAGATAAATATGGAATCAAACACATCCAGATAAGAGATGAGCGGAACCCGTACTTTGGAGGAGTCAATCCCGAACCTATTTATAAAAATCTTGGAAAATTAATTGATACTGTTGTCCAAAACAAAGCAGACATCGGTCTTGCAACAGATGGAGATGCAGATAGAGTTGGCGCTGTTGATGAAAAAGGAGAGTTTATTGATTCACACAGAATATATGCACTTCTTCTGAGACATTTAGTTGAAGTAAAAGGTTTAAAGGGTGGTGTTGTAAAAACATTTTCAACAACCAATATGGTTCCTATTTTAGCGAACAAGTACGGGCTCAAAATCTACGAAACACCGATTGGTTTTAAATATATCTGCGAACTTTTCTTAAAAGAAGACATTCTCATTGGTGGCGAGGAAAGCGGAGGTATTGGAATTAAAAATCACATACCTGAAAGAGATGGAATTTTATGTAGCTTGCTACTCCTTGAAATTATGGCATACCATCAAAAACCAATTGGGCAAATACTTGATGAGCTTTTTAAAGAAATAGGTTATCACTACTATGACAGAGTTGACCTGCATTTGCCAAACGAAATCAAAGAAAAGACGTTGAAGATGATTTCCCAAAACACAGAGTTTGCAGGCAGAAAGATTAAAGAGATTCAAACATTAGACGGCTATAAATATATCTTTGAAGATAACTCATGGATACTTTTTAGAGCATCTGGCACAGAACCAGTTTTGAGGGTCTATACAGAACAGTTTACCAAAGATGAGGTAAAAAGACTTTTAGATGAGGCTGTGAAGATGATAGAGGAAATGAAATAA
- a CDS encoding MFS transporter yields MKNNRKAINLLCSQFISEIGNWIDRVALLTLVYSVSKSNLQMSILSILILLPAVIFGIPFGKIIDLSNKKTILVFGDISRALLVILVPYFTNYVFLIVFIISSITAIYENTRNSIIPELITKEEIRKINSLSSSLNSVMMVVGPLIGGLLTSYLNLKYCFFIDSFTFLVSAIFICQISSHKHKSTENQNENIRYLEFLEYLKSNFIIKSLIILNGLIGLFAGILNGLLIVYMINYLHTDSKGYGFILTSKGIAMVITSLFVYKYIKTIKNETLLLTGVIGLGISIALFSLNKIFVFALIIYFVNGICNSFYAIARTTIIQENCNKKLLGRVFSFNSIVGNISSIISLLIGGIISNTISVKTIFLTSGVSITLIGMVYFINLSKNYHEILQHSR; encoded by the coding sequence ATGAAAAATAATAGAAAGGCTATTAACTTGTTATGCTCTCAATTTATATCAGAGATTGGAAATTGGATTGATAGGGTTGCTTTACTTACATTAGTGTATAGTGTTAGTAAGTCAAATTTACAAATGTCCATTCTTTCTATTTTAATATTATTACCTGCTGTTATATTTGGTATTCCATTTGGAAAAATAATTGATTTATCAAACAAAAAAACAATTTTGGTATTTGGAGATATTTCGAGAGCTTTATTAGTAATATTAGTGCCATATTTCACCAATTATGTGTTTTTGATTGTGTTTATTATATCTTCTATCACCGCTATTTATGAAAATACAAGAAATAGTATAATTCCAGAACTAATCACCAAAGAAGAAATACGTAAAATTAACAGTCTTAGTAGCTCATTAAATTCTGTTATGATGGTTGTTGGTCCCTTAATAGGTGGGTTATTAACTTCTTATCTTAACTTGAAATATTGTTTTTTTATTGATTCATTTACTTTTCTTGTTTCTGCTATTTTTATTTGTCAAATTTCATCCCATAAACACAAAAGTACGGAGAACCAAAATGAAAATATAAGATATTTGGAATTCTTAGAATATTTGAAATCTAACTTTATCATAAAAAGTTTAATAATTCTCAATGGTTTAATTGGTTTATTTGCAGGAATTCTGAACGGACTGTTAATTGTTTATATGATTAACTATTTACATACTGATTCTAAAGGATATGGTTTTATTCTGACATCAAAAGGAATTGCAATGGTTATTACCTCGCTTTTTGTTTATAAATATATAAAAACAATAAAAAACGAAACTCTTCTTTTAACAGGAGTAATAGGTCTCGGAATTTCTATCGCTTTGTTTTCATTAAATAAGATTTTTGTATTTGCTCTTATCATCTATTTTGTAAATGGAATATGTAATTCATTTTATGCTATTGCTCGAACTACTATAATCCAAGAAAACTGTAACAAGAAACTATTAGGAAGAGTTTTTAGCTTTAATTCAATAGTGGGAAATATCTCCTCAATTATTTCATTATTAATTGGAGGAATTATATCTAATACTATATCTGTTAAGACAATCTTTTTAACCAGCGGAGTTAGCATTACACTAATAGGAATGGTTTATTTTATCAATTTATCAAAAAACTATCATGAAATACTTCAGCACAGTAGATAA